A portion of the Rhodopseudomonas sp. BAL398 genome contains these proteins:
- the nadA gene encoding quinolinate synthase NadA, translating to MALAGIYGPDDFGQPMHGRQAPLARRPVSAQERARALPMPSLEWTPEVERATAHLYERVKKVITPIEWPLMAPYIKAINELKRERDAVILAHNYQTPEIFHCVADIVGDSLQLAIEATKVKAGTIVQCGVHFMAETSKILNPAKTVLIPDSRAGCSLASSVTGADVRLLRERFPGVPVVAYVNTTADVKAEVDICCTSSNAVHVVESLNAETVIFLPDQYLAKYVASQTKVKIIAWKGACEVHERFTGDELRLYREADPMVKIIAHPECPPDVLAEADFTGSTAHMIDWVRTNNPARVVMVTECSMADNVQAELPDLEIARPCNLCPHMKRITLPKILDSLVYLREEVTIDPSIIDQARRSVERMINLKN from the coding sequence ATGGCGCTTGCTGGAATCTACGGACCCGACGATTTCGGTCAGCCGATGCATGGCCGCCAGGCACCGCTTGCCCGCAGGCCAGTGAGCGCCCAGGAGCGCGCTCGCGCGCTGCCGATGCCGTCTTTGGAATGGACCCCCGAGGTCGAGCGCGCCACCGCGCATCTGTATGAGCGGGTCAAGAAGGTGATCACCCCGATCGAGTGGCCGCTGATGGCGCCCTACATCAAGGCGATCAACGAGCTCAAGCGCGAGCGCGACGCCGTGATCCTGGCGCACAACTACCAGACCCCGGAGATCTTCCATTGCGTCGCCGACATCGTCGGCGACTCGCTGCAGCTCGCGATCGAGGCCACCAAGGTCAAGGCCGGCACCATCGTCCAATGCGGCGTGCACTTCATGGCCGAGACGTCGAAGATCCTCAACCCGGCCAAGACCGTGCTGATTCCGGATTCGCGCGCGGGTTGCTCGCTGGCCTCCAGCGTCACCGGCGCCGATGTGCGGCTGCTGCGCGAGCGCTTCCCCGGCGTGCCGGTGGTGGCCTATGTCAACACCACCGCCGACGTGAAGGCGGAGGTTGATATCTGCTGCACCTCGTCGAACGCCGTGCATGTGGTCGAGAGCCTGAACGCCGAGACCGTGATCTTTCTGCCGGATCAATATCTGGCGAAGTATGTCGCATCCCAGACCAAGGTGAAGATCATCGCCTGGAAGGGCGCCTGCGAGGTGCATGAGCGCTTCACCGGCGACGAATTGCGGCTGTACCGCGAGGCCGACCCGATGGTGAAGATCATCGCGCATCCGGAATGCCCGCCCGACGTGCTGGCCGAGGCCGATTTCACCGGCTCGACCGCGCACATGATCGACTGGGTGCGCACCAACAATCCGGCGCGGGTGGTGATGGTCACCGAATGCTCGATGGCCGACAACGTCCAGGCCGAGCTGCCCGACCTCGAGATCGCGCGGCCGTGCAATCTGTGCCCGCACATGAAGCGGATCACGCTGCCGAAGATTCTCGACAGCCTGGTCTATCTGCGTGAGGAAGTGACGATCGATCCGTCGATCATCGACCAGGCGCGCCGCTCGGTGGAGCGGATGATCAATCTGAAGAATTGA
- the nadC gene encoding carboxylating nicotinate-nucleotide diphosphorylase encodes MPIISSLLHPDAFLSPYAIEDAVHRALDEDLGRAGDVTSVATIPEAAQARATMVARQTGVIAGLPLAVATFARLSPDIHINAHVRDGEAVAAGIHLLTMSGPARAVLAGERTALNFVGRLSGVATLTANYVRHTGGTKMRICCTRKTTPGLRALEKYAVRCGGGFNHRFGLDDAILIKDNHIAVAGGVRPVLERARGVVGHLVKVEIEVDTLEQLKEVLDTGLADVVLLDNMDIATLKQAVTLAAGRVILEVSGGVTQDSIAAIAATGVDYASAGALTHSAPNFDVALDIDA; translated from the coding sequence ATGCCGATTATCTCCTCGCTGCTGCACCCCGATGCCTTTCTGTCGCCCTACGCGATCGAGGACGCCGTGCACCGCGCGCTCGACGAGGATCTCGGCCGCGCCGGCGACGTCACCTCGGTCGCCACCATTCCGGAGGCGGCCCAGGCCCGCGCCACGATGGTCGCGCGCCAGACCGGCGTGATCGCCGGGCTGCCTTTGGCGGTTGCGACCTTCGCCCGGCTGTCGCCCGACATCCACATCAACGCCCATGTTCGCGACGGCGAAGCGGTCGCGGCCGGCATTCATCTGCTGACGATGTCCGGCCCTGCCCGCGCCGTGCTGGCCGGCGAGCGCACCGCGCTGAATTTCGTCGGCCGGCTGAGCGGCGTCGCCACGCTGACGGCGAATTATGTCCGCCACACCGGCGGCACCAAGATGCGGATCTGCTGCACCCGCAAGACCACGCCGGGGCTGCGCGCGCTGGAGAAATACGCGGTGCGCTGCGGCGGCGGCTTCAACCATCGCTTCGGCCTCGACGACGCCATCCTGATCAAGGACAACCACATCGCGGTCGCCGGCGGGGTACGCCCGGTGCTGGAGCGGGCGCGGGGGGTGGTCGGCCATCTGGTCAAGGTCGAGATCGAAGTCGACACGCTGGAGCAGTTGAAGGAGGTGCTCGACACCGGGCTTGCCGACGTCGTGCTGCTCGACAACATGGACATCGCCACGCTGAAGCAGGCGGTGACGCTCGCGGCCGGCCGCGTCATCCTGGAAGTCTCCGGCGGGGTGACGCAGGATTCGATCGCCGCGATCGCCGCGACCGGCGTCGACTACGCCTCCGCCGGCGCGCTGACGCATTCGGCGCCGAATTTCGACGTGGCACTCGATATCGACGCCTAA
- a CDS encoding tyrosine phosphatase family protein has translation MIHVCSLAALHPTVEATGASHILTVMANVAQVQRPASVQEANHLRVQIDDITEDMDGFVAPSALHVGQVLDFVRNWDRSAPLVVHCYAGISRSTASAFAAACMLNPHRDEAVIARQIRAASPTAFPNRLIVALADRALGRDGRMLRALDEIGPGSMTIEGQPFRVDLD, from the coding sequence ATGATTCACGTCTGCTCGCTCGCCGCATTGCATCCCACCGTCGAGGCCACCGGCGCCAGCCACATCCTCACGGTGATGGCCAATGTCGCCCAGGTGCAGCGCCCGGCCTCGGTGCAGGAGGCCAATCATCTGCGGGTGCAGATCGACGACATCACCGAGGACATGGACGGCTTCGTCGCGCCCTCGGCGCTGCATGTCGGCCAGGTGCTGGATTTCGTCCGCAACTGGGACCGTAGCGCGCCGCTGGTGGTGCATTGCTATGCGGGGATCAGCCGCTCCACCGCCAGCGCCTTTGCGGCGGCCTGCATGCTCAATCCGCACCGCGACGAGGCGGTGATCGCAAGGCAGATCCGCGCCGCCTCGCCGACCGCCTTCCCGAACCGGCTGATCGTGGCGCTGGCCGACCGCGCTTTGGGCCGAGACGGGCGGATGCTGCGCGCGCTGGATGAGATCGGCCCGGGCAGCATGACGATCGAAGGCCAGCCGTTCCGCGTCGATCTCGACTGA
- a CDS encoding L-aspartate oxidase, translating into MRSTLPADAIERTNDVVIVGGGLAGLFCALKLAPRRVTVVSVAPLGEGASTAWAQGGIAAAVAEGDSAESHAADTIAVGAGLVDEAVALGLAREAGARIHDLLDYGVPFDRDLEGRLAVSREAAHSARRIVHVRGDMAGQAIITALIAAVRNTPSIRVIEGYAAEALLTDGGAVVGVQLRQAGDGAAEPITMMARAVVLATGGIGHLYAVTTNPAEACGQGMAMAARAGALIADSEFVQFHPTAIMVGRDPAPLATEALRGEGAVLINSKNERFMLALNPLAELAPRDIVARGVFAEIAAGRGAFLDATTALGTHFKDEFPTVYESCISAGIDPATQPIPIAPAAHYHMGGIAVDTHGRSSLRGLWAAGEVSCTGAHGANRLASNSLLEAVVYAARIAEDIGATDLGSHAGQFDPVPAVRNAPLDIAQQIRLRRMMSANVGVIRDATGLAEAVRCFAELEAGASSNAMLNMATTALLVATAAWSRLESRGAHFRSDYPSENPALARRTMTTLAGARDIAASLPDNTSIRQTTRADAGPILA; encoded by the coding sequence ATGCGTAGCACGCTGCCAGCAGACGCGATTGAACGGACCAACGACGTGGTCATTGTCGGCGGCGGGCTCGCCGGCCTGTTCTGCGCGCTGAAACTGGCGCCGCGGCGCGTGACCGTGGTCTCGGTCGCGCCGCTCGGCGAGGGCGCCTCGACGGCCTGGGCGCAAGGCGGCATCGCCGCCGCCGTCGCCGAGGGCGACAGCGCCGAATCCCACGCCGCCGATACCATCGCGGTCGGCGCCGGGCTGGTCGACGAGGCCGTGGCACTCGGGCTGGCGCGCGAAGCCGGGGCGCGGATTCACGATCTGCTGGACTATGGCGTGCCGTTCGACCGCGACCTCGAAGGCCGGCTCGCAGTGTCGCGGGAGGCGGCGCATTCGGCGCGGCGCATCGTCCATGTCCGCGGCGACATGGCGGGCCAGGCGATCATCACCGCGCTGATCGCGGCGGTGCGCAACACGCCGTCGATCCGGGTGATCGAGGGCTACGCCGCCGAGGCGCTGCTGACCGATGGCGGCGCGGTAGTGGGTGTGCAATTGCGCCAGGCCGGCGATGGCGCGGCCGAGCCGATCACCATGATGGCGCGCGCGGTGGTGCTGGCGACCGGCGGCATCGGCCACCTCTATGCGGTGACCACCAATCCGGCCGAGGCCTGCGGACAGGGAATGGCGATGGCGGCGCGCGCCGGCGCGCTGATCGCCGATTCGGAATTCGTGCAGTTTCATCCCACCGCCATCATGGTCGGGCGCGACCCAGCGCCGCTCGCCACCGAGGCGCTGCGCGGCGAAGGCGCGGTGCTGATCAACAGCAAAAATGAGCGCTTCATGCTGGCGCTCAACCCGCTGGCCGAGCTGGCGCCGCGCGACATCGTCGCCCGCGGCGTGTTCGCCGAAATCGCCGCCGGGCGCGGCGCGTTTCTCGACGCCACCACCGCGCTAGGCACGCATTTCAAGGACGAGTTTCCGACGGTCTATGAGAGCTGCATCTCGGCCGGGATCGATCCGGCGACGCAGCCGATCCCGATCGCGCCCGCGGCGCATTATCATATGGGCGGCATCGCGGTCGACACCCACGGCCGCAGCTCGCTGCGCGGGCTGTGGGCGGCCGGCGAAGTGTCCTGCACCGGCGCCCATGGCGCCAACAGGCTGGCTTCCAATTCACTGCTGGAGGCGGTGGTTTACGCGGCGCGGATCGCCGAGGATATCGGCGCAACCGATCTTGGCAGCCATGCCGGGCAGTTCGACCCGGTGCCGGCGGTCCGCAACGCACCGCTCGACATTGCCCAGCAGATCCGACTGCGTCGGATGATGAGCGCCAATGTCGGCGTGATCCGTGACGCCACCGGCCTCGCCGAGGCGGTGCGTTGCTTTGCCGAATTGGAAGCTGGCGCCAGCAGCAACGCCATGCTCAACATGGCGACCACTGCGCTGTTGGTCGCCACCGCCGCATGGTCGCGCCTGGAAAGTCGCGGCGCGCATTTCCGATCGGACTACCCGTCCGAAAATCCGGCGCTGGCGCGGCGCACCATGACCACCCTGGCAGGGGCCCGCGATATCGCGGCGTCGCTGCCGGACAACACCTCCATCCGCCAGACGACGCGCGCCGACGCGGGTCCGATCCTGGCCTGA
- a CDS encoding YfbR-like 5'-deoxynucleotidase gives MTTSKAKPSAAASRVWQRMLSGRRLDLLDPSPLDIEVADIAHGLARVARWNGQTSGAHIFSVAQHTLLVEAVMRQRNPRVDHRLRLAALLHDAPEYVIGDMISPFKAVIGGAYKIVEKRLLGAIHIRFGLPAVLDEQLERQIKTADRGAAYLEATYLAGFTKAEAKRLFGSDPGLPEASLQDYMTPWSAGKAEKQFLARFKAVQN, from the coding sequence ATGACCACATCAAAAGCCAAACCAAGCGCCGCCGCCTCCCGGGTCTGGCAGCGCATGCTGTCGGGACGCCGGCTCGATCTGCTCGATCCCTCGCCGCTCGACATCGAAGTGGCCGACATTGCCCATGGGCTGGCGCGGGTGGCGCGCTGGAACGGGCAGACCAGCGGCGCGCATATCTTCTCGGTGGCGCAGCACACGCTGCTGGTCGAGGCCGTGATGCGCCAGCGCAATCCCCGGGTCGACCACCGGCTGCGGCTCGCGGCGCTGCTGCACGACGCGCCCGAATATGTCATCGGCGACATGATCTCGCCGTTCAAGGCGGTGATCGGCGGCGCCTACAAGATCGTCGAGAAGCGCCTGCTGGGCGCCATCCACATCCGCTTCGGCCTGCCGGCGGTGCTCGACGAGCAGCTCGAACGCCAGATCAAGACCGCCGACCGCGGCGCCGCCTATCTGGAGGCCACCTACCTCGCCGGCTTCACCAAGGCGGAAGCCAAACGCCTGTTCGGCAGCGACCCCGGCCTGCCCGAGGCGTCGTTGCAGGACTATATGACGCCGTGGTCGGCCGGAAAGGCCGAAAAGCAGTTCCTGGCCCGCTTCAAGGCGGTACAGAATTGA
- a CDS encoding MDR family oxidoreductase codes for MATFKAIRIDKAEKGTSVALTQFDEAELMDGDVTVAVEWSTVNYKDGLAVTGKAPVVRRFPMIAGIDLAGTVTQSSHPDWKAGDKVICNGWGMGETHLGAYAEKARVKGDWLVRLPEGLSARDAMAIGTAGYTAMLSVLALEKHGLTPKDGPVVVTGAAGGVGSVAIALLSKLGYHVIASTGRMSEADYLKDLGAAEVIDRAELSGPAKPLAKERWAGGIDSVGSTTLANLLSMTKYRGAIAACGLAAGMDLPSSVAPFILRGVCLYGIDSVMCPIALRKQAWERLASDLDHAKLAEITQEINLDEVIAAGARVLEGKVRGRIVVKIV; via the coding sequence TTGGCCACATTCAAGGCGATCCGGATCGACAAGGCAGAGAAGGGCACCAGCGTCGCGCTGACCCAGTTCGACGAGGCCGAGCTGATGGACGGCGACGTCACCGTCGCGGTCGAATGGTCCACCGTAAATTACAAGGACGGCCTCGCCGTCACCGGCAAGGCGCCGGTGGTACGGCGGTTTCCGATGATCGCCGGGATCGATCTGGCCGGCACCGTGACGCAGTCGTCGCATCCGGACTGGAAGGCCGGCGACAAGGTGATCTGCAATGGCTGGGGCATGGGCGAGACCCATCTGGGGGCCTATGCGGAGAAGGCCCGGGTCAAGGGCGACTGGCTGGTGCGGCTGCCCGAAGGGCTGTCGGCGCGCGATGCGATGGCGATCGGCACCGCCGGCTACACCGCGATGCTGAGCGTGCTGGCGCTCGAGAAACATGGCCTGACGCCGAAGGATGGCCCGGTCGTGGTTACCGGCGCCGCCGGCGGCGTCGGCTCGGTGGCGATCGCGCTATTGTCGAAGCTCGGCTATCATGTCATCGCCTCGACCGGGCGGATGTCGGAGGCCGACTATCTGAAAGACCTCGGCGCCGCCGAAGTGATCGATCGCGCCGAGTTGTCCGGCCCGGCCAAGCCGCTCGCCAAGGAGCGCTGGGCCGGCGGCATCGACAGCGTCGGCTCCACCACCCTGGCCAATCTGTTGTCGATGACGAAATATCGCGGCGCCATCGCCGCCTGCGGTCTGGCAGCCGGCATGGATCTGCCGAGTTCGGTGGCGCCGTTCATTTTGCGCGGCGTGTGTCTTTACGGCATCGATTCGGTGATGTGCCCGATCGCGTTGCGAAAGCAGGCCTGGGAGCGGCTGGCGAGCGATCTCGACCACGCAAAATTGGCTGAAATCACTCAGGAAATCAATCTGGACGAGGTCATCGCGGCGGGCGCCCGGGTGCTCGAAGGCAAGGTCCGGGGCCGCATCGTGGTAAAAATTGTCTGA
- a CDS encoding NUDIX hydrolase, which yields MIDKLPTPIEIGLTAAIVAIEDNEPLVLTAWGGGGENLAGLPFGPFEAITHRTFEIGLRAWVEEQTGLRLGYVEQLYTFGDRGRHARIGDTDVHVASIGYLALTRAADNATRAPGASFEPWYRYFPWEDWRAARPQIIERDIIPELTAWAAQAEQPETNRALGRKDRVRLFFGIDGAQWDEERVLDRYELLYEAGLIEEARRDGRPAALARDSVPALGVPMRFDHRRILATAIARLRAKLKYRPVVFELLPPEFTLTDLQHTVEAISGRHLHKQNFRRLVEAGALVEPTGEMSTQTGGRPAALFRFRREVLQERPAPGLRVRGRR from the coding sequence ATGATCGACAAGCTGCCGACGCCGATCGAAATCGGGCTGACCGCTGCGATCGTCGCGATCGAGGACAATGAGCCGCTGGTGCTGACCGCCTGGGGCGGCGGCGGCGAGAATCTCGCCGGCCTGCCGTTCGGCCCGTTCGAAGCCATCACCCACCGCACCTTCGAGATCGGGCTGCGGGCCTGGGTCGAGGAGCAGACCGGGCTGCGGCTGGGCTATGTCGAGCAGCTCTACACGTTCGGCGACCGCGGCCGCCACGCCAGGATCGGCGACACCGACGTCCATGTCGCTTCGATCGGCTATCTGGCGCTGACCCGCGCCGCCGACAACGCCACCCGCGCGCCGGGCGCCAGCTTCGAACCGTGGTACCGCTATTTCCCCTGGGAAGACTGGCGCGCGGCGCGGCCGCAGATCATCGAGCGCGATATCATTCCCGAATTGACCGCCTGGGCCGCGCAGGCCGAGCAACCCGAAACCAATCGGGCGCTGGGCCGCAAGGACCGGGTCCGGCTGTTCTTCGGCATCGACGGCGCGCAATGGGACGAGGAGCGGGTGCTCGACCGCTACGAATTGCTGTACGAAGCCGGCCTGATCGAGGAAGCCCGCCGCGACGGCCGCCCGGCGGCACTGGCGCGCGACAGCGTCCCGGCCCTTGGCGTGCCGATGCGCTTCGATCATCGCCGGATTCTCGCCACCGCGATCGCGCGGCTGCGCGCCAAGTTGAAATATCGGCCGGTCGTGTTCGAATTGCTGCCGCCGGAATTCACCCTCACCGATTTGCAGCACACCGTGGAGGCGATCTCCGGGCGGCATCTGCATAAGCAGAATTTCCGTCGGCTGGTGGAGGCCGGCGCGCTGGTGGAGCCGACCGGCGAAATGTCGACCCAGACCGGCGGACGGCCGGCGGCGCTGTTTCGTTTCCGCCGCGAAGTCTTGCAGGAACGCCCGGCGCCCGGCCTGCGGGTGCGCGGCCGGCGCTAA
- a CDS encoding cell wall hydrolase produces MSVMRNRPKGARIVSFGLGLCVFAGMPTEVGYQDIASLLARQPGVAERWQKRMFASSFSTIQVATFSFGRPIGTASPRSTAYRLARLDNQDADITGSVTRNPLLRPPPRYQAADFPTVDRSMKGDRLAITTPAPAGPPDSVEDSATPNVQGAKTAERAPDDGAVLDAELAAAMKEAPLSQYDVSLSMETDPLHDGNVQPDEVVAESVPQSDPFSVKTASLFFGTSTLGLPGESLESWQPGAEPVIVLPAAADPDMKVTASLPLAAVDPQIPGESVASKGKVNADDQHVKSPAERLGLVGSSKRAKQEKCLAEAIYFEARGEKVRGQIAVAQVVLNRAFSGFYPTTVCGVVYQNKHRHLACQFTFACDDVADVVREPDMWDRAKKIARAMLDGHLWLPEVAKSTHYHAYWVRPSWVNEMKKMYKFGVHTFYRPRNWGDGSDAPSWGSAAETAAFSKKLAAAAQSSAEMSSSKN; encoded by the coding sequence ATGTCAGTAATGCGTAACCGGCCGAAGGGCGCGCGGATTGTGTCCTTCGGCCTTGGTCTCTGCGTCTTCGCAGGGATGCCGACCGAAGTGGGATATCAGGACATCGCGTCGCTGCTGGCGCGTCAGCCCGGCGTTGCCGAGCGCTGGCAGAAGCGGATGTTCGCGTCGTCGTTCAGCACCATCCAGGTCGCGACCTTCTCCTTCGGCCGTCCGATTGGAACCGCATCGCCGCGCAGCACCGCCTATCGGCTGGCCCGTCTCGACAATCAGGATGCCGACATCACCGGCTCGGTGACGCGCAACCCGCTGCTGCGGCCGCCGCCGCGCTACCAGGCCGCGGATTTCCCCACCGTCGACCGCAGCATGAAGGGTGATCGCCTGGCGATCACGACGCCAGCACCGGCGGGCCCCCCCGATTCGGTCGAGGATTCCGCGACACCCAACGTCCAGGGCGCCAAGACCGCCGAGCGCGCGCCGGACGACGGCGCGGTGCTGGATGCCGAATTGGCGGCTGCGATGAAGGAAGCGCCGCTGTCGCAATACGACGTCTCGCTGTCGATGGAGACTGATCCGCTGCACGACGGCAACGTTCAGCCCGACGAAGTCGTGGCCGAGTCGGTGCCGCAGTCCGATCCGTTCTCGGTCAAGACGGCGAGCCTGTTCTTCGGCACCTCGACGCTCGGCTTGCCGGGCGAGTCGCTGGAAAGCTGGCAGCCCGGTGCAGAGCCGGTGATCGTGTTGCCGGCCGCGGCCGATCCGGACATGAAGGTGACGGCGTCGCTGCCGCTGGCGGCGGTCGACCCGCAGATTCCGGGCGAGAGCGTCGCCAGCAAGGGCAAGGTCAACGCCGACGATCAGCACGTCAAGAGCCCGGCCGAGCGGCTCGGCCTGGTCGGCTCCAGCAAGCGCGCCAAGCAGGAGAAGTGCCTGGCCGAGGCGATCTATTTCGAGGCCCGCGGCGAGAAGGTGCGCGGCCAGATCGCGGTCGCGCAAGTGGTGTTGAACCGCGCCTTTTCGGGCTTCTATCCCACCACCGTCTGCGGCGTGGTGTATCAGAACAAGCACCGCCATCTGGCCTGCCAGTTCACCTTCGCCTGCGACGATGTCGCCGATGTGGTGCGCGAGCCCGACATGTGGGACCGCGCCAAGAAAATCGCCAGGGCGATGCTCGACGGCCATCTGTGGCTGCCGGAAGTGGCCAAGTCGACGCACTACCATGCCTATTGGGTGCGGCCGTCCTGGGTCAACGAGATGAAGAAGATGTACAAGTTCGGCGTCCACACCTTCTATCGCCCGCGCAATTGGGGCGATGGCAGCGACGCGCCGAGCTGGGGCTCGGCGGCAGAGACCGCGGCGTTCTCCAAGAAACTGGCCGCGGCGGCGCAGAGCTCGGCCGAGATGTCGAGCTCGAAGAACTAG